The DNA segment ACTTAGCGAGATAAATTGCCCTTTCCGGCCTTTTCTCGGGGCTTATACGCGAGACAGTGAGTACGTATTTGCCTCTCTCAGAATAGGGTAGTGGTTCCTTGTTACTGATGTTATCCAGGTTCACGGGGGGGTGTATGACTATTGGATTTACTCTCAAGTACTTCTTGAAAAACACCGCTGTAAACCACGAATTAGCCAGGTAGAGCTTCACCTTTCGCGCTAGAACAGGAAACGCTATTGTATTGGTAAGCGAGTAGACCTTGCCGAATAGGTCAAATACTCCGTGTAGCGGGGAGTAGTATGTCCTGTAATCTAGGAAGAACGGGTAATGCAGGTACATCACATCCCCAGCACCTGAAAGTACGTCTCCACTCGTATTGATGACCACTAGTTCGGAGGTTTTAGGCTCACCTATGCCTATACCTACCAGCTCCTTCTTGTTAACTCCGAAGAACTCCGCTAGCCTAAGCAGCTCGCAACGAGACGTTATAAAGGGACTATCTATGTAGGTCTCTAAACCGCGCTCCGCGAATGCTATTGCAGTCTCCAGCATTACATAGTGTGAGCCGCCGATGCCCATTAAGTGAGCGTTTAGCATGTGGTGCCGTACAATAACGCTCTTCACTTCACGGTACCTCATGGTAGTACAGTCGTGCAGAAACCCCGCTCGATGAGGGCAGCTTTAAGGAACTCTGCATTACTTGAACGAGAACCATCAACCACCACCAGCTTCGGGCTCGCTAGCTCAACGTACTTAATTAGGTCCGTAAAATCCGCATGATCGCTGAGAGAGACCACATAGGTGTAATCGTCGACTTTCACGAACGGATCCTTCGTGAACCTACCGGTCAGCACTATGTGGAGCCCGCTACCGTC comes from the Desulfurococcaceae archaeon genome and includes:
- a CDS encoding glycosyltransferase, with the translated sequence MKSVIVRHHMLNAHLMGIGGSHYVMLETAIAFAERGLETYIDSPFITSRCELLRLAEFFGVNKKELVGIGIGEPKTSELVVINTSGDVLSGAGDVMYLHYPFFLDYRTYYSPLHGVFDLFGKVYSLTNTIAFPVLARKVKLYLANSWFTAVFFKKYLRVNPIVIHPPVNLDNISNKEPLPYSERGKYVLTVSRISPEKRPERAIYLAKLLKKHGIRVTVVGVLSSYNKPLYDALVELALKERVDDYLDILVNISREDLIELYRTALAYIHVTPKEHFGISVVEAMAAGTPAIVPVDSGTWIDVAQQNPLVARPYRSVKEAYCTIKDIAENQHLWNMLSLNGRARALELDRKLFKEKVYEITKPLICG